In Suncus etruscus isolate mSunEtr1 chromosome 9, mSunEtr1.pri.cur, whole genome shotgun sequence, the genomic window AGATAATAGTATAATGTCaaccatgagaaataaaaataggcccatttggggacagaggatcacacacacacacacacacacacacacacgcatggaCAAGCATTTTTCATGGGGGGGGGAGATGGTTTAGAACATGTACAATATGGAGCTGGAAGTCCAATCCAAAGCTACCAACCCCCAATTCTATGGTTTCAACTAGTGACAGAGAATTACCTATGTTCCTCAAATACACAATCTTTTAAACCCTAGACTCTAACAAGAAACATTAAATGACCAACCAGGTGCTGGTAACATTCTGATTTGTAATTCGCCCCCCAGGCAATCTGACAAAACTGTTTGAAGGAGGCTGGCAGTATCACTATGGAATCTCACTGTTATTAACCTTCAACTATTATATAGCACATGAGAAATAACACTGCTCACATGAACAGAAGAAAGCattctctgtccttttctttctgtACCTTGGGGCCAAAAGTGATCCCGGGATTCCCCCATAGCATCTGTGTACTTTTTTAAGGCTTATGGTAGTTTTCAATCTCCAATTGCTCTTGCAGCGTTGACAAGCTTGAAATAGCCCTAAACGAGGAAGGCCACATTTTACTTTGAGTTTAGGATATTTACATTTGGGATTTCCCAGGGAGTAGTTATAATTCTTCAGAGAGGTACATTAAATTCCTAATGTTTGGGAATGTGAAAAGAAGATTGAGGGGCCTGGGAAGCCAGAGACTTTGCGACAACCTGTCTGTTTAAAAAGTTGTGTATGAAGGCTTAACTCTGAACTTTTAGTCAGAGGTTTATTGGAATCTTTCTTAGTCAAATTACACTTGGTGAGGGAGGGATGGGGTTCAACCACCCAAAGTTTCTTTTTTCAAGAGCACATGGCACCCCAATGGCTTCTATCATAAAGGAGCTAGGAAGCCACGTGTGGGCTGGAAGTGGTGTCATTTCTGCTACATGTCATTGTAGAGTACTAACCCTATCACTACTTAGTGCaggtggtgccaggaaatgtagacaaaaaaaaaagtattttgtgaGGATAATCATCTCTGTCATAGTCTCATTCTAGAGCGGTGGGTGTAAAAGTCAGATGAAGCAAGGTGAGATTGCTTCACCAAATGTAAACTTAGAATTAGCGAGCCTTATGTAGGGCACAGCTtgagtaaaaatatttctttttgtttttgggtcacacccggcagtgctcaggagttactcctggttctatgctcagaaattgctcctggcaggctcaggggaccatatggggtgccgggatttgaaccaataaccttctgcatgaaaggcaaataaatgccttacctccatgctatctctccagccccgagtaaaaatattttaagagaggGATTATATGTTactttacaatttaaaaattgttcatcCTGGTCCCGAGAAATgccacggaggtagggcatttttacctttcatgcaggacggtggtttgaatcccattatCCTGTATGGTCAcacgaacctgccagaagtgatttctgagcaaagtagtaaacccctgagcacctccgggtgtgacccccccccccaaaattgttCATCACTTCCAGATCCTAAAATTGTGATATCAGTAATGAAAGAGTCTTGCTTTATGCCgctggagtgatggcatagctgaatggtgtttgcctttcacatagctgacctaggacggaccgtggttcgatcccagcatccccataagctaggagcgatttctgagctcatagccaggagtaacccttgagcatcactgggtctgccctcctccccccaaaaagagtctTGCTTTTGAGAGCTAAGAATAAAGTAGTATGGGCTagtaaagcaaataccctacctgacctacaggaggtagggtatttgctttgcatgaccatcctagatttgatctccggcacccagtgtgatcctctgagcatctctgggtatgttccaaaaagaaagaaaactatttttacatTGTAGCATGAGTTTATTGACACTTTAATTAATAGTAAATAATGTTTAAATGCATGTTTTATAGTATTTACAAATAGTGATTGTTGTATGGGGTTTTCTAAGATGGGTTCAATCATTTAAGAGGTATTTGCTGATTGGTATATAGCTATAATGGGCCAGTGCACTAATACagtgccttacacacagctggcctgggGCTTCCatacctggcaccctatatgatccctgaaGCCCAACCAGGAGTAGCATGTggccaaaatttttaaatagaaaaatagagggcgggtccggagagatagcatggaggtaaggtgcttgccttggatgcaggtcggtggttcaaatcctggcatcccatatggtcccctgaacctgcctgggatgatttctgagcgtagagcgaggagtaccccctgagcgctgctgggtgtgacacacacccccccccccaaaaaaaaagggcagctttaatttttaaggggccagagagatagcatggagttaaggcgtttgcctttcatgcagaaggtcattggttcgaatcccggcatcagaatatggtccccgagcctgccaggaacaatttctgagcatagaaccaggagtaacccctgagcgctgctgggtgtgacccaaaaacaaacaaacaaaaaaaagagaggtggGGGAAGGGATTGTTGTGAATATTTCTACCCTTGGGATCATCgggcagatttttttgtttgtttgttttttgggtcacagtcggcagcactcaggtttctcctggctctgtgctcagaaattgctcctggcaggctctggggaccatatgggatgtcggaattcaaaccaccgaccttctgcatgcaccttaccaccatgccatctctccagccccaggaagatTTCTTGGTCAAAATCATAAAATTGTCATAGCCCTACAATACTTGTGGTTAGAGTGTTGAATGCTTTTGGAAGTAGCCTCACATGCTATGGCATGCTGCTTTTCAACTGGCTTGTTGGAAGATTCACACATTTGTTTCCTGGGCCCCGAATCCTGACGTTTCCTTTcatttcccttttctcctcttctggTTCTAGGGAATGACCATGGATAAAAGTGAGCTTGTACAGAAAGCTAAACTCGCTGAGCAGGCCGAGCGCTATGATGATATGGCCTCAGCCATGAAGGCGGTCACAGAGCAAGGACACGAACTCTCCAATGAAGAGAGAAACCTGCTCTCAGTCGCCTACAAGAACGTAGTGGGTGCCCGCCGTTCTTCCTGGCGCGTCATCTCCAGTATCGAACAGAAGACGGAAAGAAATGAGAAGAAGCAGCAGATGGGCAAGGAATACCGTGAGAAGATCGAAGCTGAGCTGCAGGACATATGCAATGATGTGCTGGTAAGAGACTGGGGTTTCTGTTTCTGGGCAGTACGATTTCATGCACAGACACCTACTTTCAAGCAGCTCACGAGTGAAATATATTCAGTTCAATCTATCTGAATATACTGGAAAGCAGCACACCATTTACACCAACTTTTAAGGATAGGATGTGATTTTTCTCACCTCTTGATTAAAGGATGCTCATCACTTAAGAGGGTATTTTCCTCTCCCTTCAAAAGATGTGTGAAAAACAGCAACATTTAATCAGCATCCCTCCAACTTTTCTTTAGAAATCGAGGCCAGAATCAGAAAGATAAGGTAGGGGTGGGTGAGGCTGACCTGGCTTCAGTCTCCAGCATTAGAGATTAGAACCATTGGAACCACCGGaagggatctctgagcacaaagccctgggcaccactggtgTTCATGCCTGcccattcccccacccccaactcaGGCCAGAGAGGTAAAATCAGAGAGAGATGCAGCCACAACTAGACTATTTTCCATATTTTAGTAGTGGTGTCATCTCCACTGGTACTGAGCAAAAACTTGAGCTGCCTTTCAGCACTTCACACCCCAGTCCTGCTTTTCCACTGTTAAGTCATGTTTTCTGTCTGATGTTTAGGGGTTTCGGTTGTCCAGGTCTGCATTGCAGAGCCCAGAGAGAGGGTTGGGTACTGCTCCTTTCTTAGGTTCTATATGAATCTTAGTCGAATGAGGGATCCCTGATCGCCTTTACACTGCCCATGAGCAGGGGGGCTGGGAATCATGATCATGCAGTTTTAGCCTCATGTCCTGATCCCATGgggaactttctttttctttgaggtAAAATCAGGTAAAATGGATTGTGAGTCTGCTTTGAAGGGAGAAGTAATTCACCCTCgtgtctctgccccccccccccctgctgtCTGCATCGCCAGTTACTGCCCTTGAAACCTTTATTTTGAAACCAGTACAAAGCCTGTCAGCCATCAGATAGTTCTCATTTTTATCCCATAGGAGATGTGTCCTGCTTGTCTGCAAAGAATAGTAAAGTGGCTACTCGCCCTTGCATTTTTGTTCTTTGATTAAATTCCTTACAGCTAAGCTTCTGCATTGAGCTTCTCTTTGTCAGACTAATGGTGGAGGAGTGTCCTGGCTAAATTTTTGCCTAGTAATTTGGGGCTTTGTTATGGTCTACTGGTTCCTGAATGTTAGGTCCATCTGGTATTCAGATGAAGTATGGCATGTGTTCCAGGGGCAAGCAAGTTCTGTCATTCTTGAACAGTAGACCTGCTTTGAAGACCCACTCCCCGGCGCCGCTCATGGGGGGCCCAAGTCCTTCTGATcgaggcccaaaaaaaaaaaaaagggggggggccggagagatagcatggaggtaaggcgtttgcctctcatgcaggaggtcatcggttcgaatcccggcgtcccatatatggtcctcccgtgcctgccaggagcaatttctgagcctggagccaggaataacccctgagcactgccgggtgtgacccaaaaaccacaaaaaaaaaaaaaaaaaaaaaaaagagcatctgGAAGATTGGGAAGAATAGCATGGTACTTCCTCTTAACCAGTTTTTCAAGATGCCACATTCTAAAACAGCTCTTTGAAAATActgctcttggggccggagagatagcatggaggtaaggcgtttgcctttcatgcaggaggtcatcggttcgaatcccggcgtcccatatggtcccccgtgcctgccaggaacaatttctgagcctggagccaggaataatccctgagcactgccgggtgtgacccaaaaaccacaaaaaaaaaaaagaaaatactgctcttggggccggcgaggtggcgctagaggtaaggtgtctgccttgcaagcgctagccaaggaaggaccgcgatttgatccctggcgtcccatatggtcccccaagcgaggggcgatttctgagcgcttagccaggagtaacccctgagcatcaaacgggtgtggcccgaaaaaccaaaaaaaaaggaaaaaaaagaaaaaagaaaatactgctcTGTATAAGAAGCCTGGACTCCTTCAGAACTGCTTTTGTTGTAAACATAAAAGTTTAAAGGaatttgttaataataataataatagacttAGCTACTTTGAGTACTACATGCCAGGCAACTTGTTAAGCACTTTCTATCCATTGGCTCATTTGCCTGAAGAGTTGTCCTAGAAAACATACTGTAGCATGAACACTGAGGCTTGGGGTGACACGGCATTAGACAGCTACAGTTCAGGAATTTCTACCCAGGTCTGCTTGGTTTTAAGTTTAATTCATGGCAGTTGGCTCTgttaaaactttttctttctaaaattgaaagaattttcctctttgattataaaatataagtgtttggtttggtttgtgtgCATGTTTTTCCCCCCCCAGGAAAGGGCAGagaagtataaaaaaagaaaagcagttatAATTCTATCATTCAGAGAATCATGTATTGTTAAAGGCTTTTCTCACAccttcttttgtgtgtgtatgcatatatcttaatatttattCATACAATTCATGAGATGCCTAAAATCTGCTTTTTATCCACTCGTACTTTTCCTTAAGTTCTTATCAGTGTAGttcatattgttattttaaagacCTTTGTATCATTGTATGATATGGTTATAGTTTAATTAGCCCCTTACAAATGGTCAAAATTATACAGGCATCTGTTCTGACTTGACCGAAGAACTTTCGATAAAAAATAggctatgttttatatttaaaataattatttagaagTGGTAGTATTTCTTgaatttcaaacatttttaatatcttgTGCATAATACTTACAGAATCTTAACAGTGTGAATCATTTTTAGGAGCTGTTGGACAAATACCTTATTCCCAATGCTACACAACCAGAAAGTAAGGTATTCTACTTGAAAATGAAAGGCGATTACTTTAGATATCTTTCTGAGGTGGCATCTGGAGACAATAAGCAAAGTAAGTGACTTTGTTGGCTGTTGTTTTCAAGAACTGACCAATGGTAGAGTCAGGCTTCCTTCATAGATGGTTTAACCCTTTTTTTCTTCCAAGgttcataattttgaaaataaaaggcaagCCCGATGCAGAGAACTGACTCTTGGGAGACCTTTGGATGTTGGGGAGAGGGGTGCTTCTCAGTGCATAGAAAACTGATTTACAAGCAGGCAGTCAGCTAAGCGTTTCCTCCGTGGCTCCTGCCATGTGGATGggggcattatttccttttcctGAGACACTTGATTGATCTGCCCTGCACCCAGTGGCAGGGGTGATGGTGATCAGCAGGATTGTTTTGGTGTTGATGGGAATGAATAGGTTTGCTTTGTCTTTTTGGAAGATACTAGTATCACAGTACTGAGTATTTTCAAAGACTACAGTATTAAATTGACTTGTGAGAAATGGGATCAAGGGAGTTGAATAAGGCACATATAATTAGGGCATTGAAAGTTTGGCTCAGTAATGCATTCACAGACATATTATTTGGTatgcttttttgcttgtttgtttttggtttgaccggccacaactggcagtgtttgggttattcctggcactatctatgctcagaaattactcatggcaatcTTGAGGGACCAgaggggatgctggaaatcgaacttgggttggtcacatgcaaggcaaacaccctactctctgtgctatcactccagcctcactgGTACATTTTTAAGAGGCAACATTTATTGGGTCTGTGGGGGAAACTCAAAAGGAATGGAATGTGGTCTTACATGCTGATGTTGATCTCTGACACAGCATCAcattccctccctctctgtctttgtctttccaCCCACTCCCTCCACCTAGGCCTGCATTTTCAAACAGGTTTCAGGCATATGTAACCCCCAGTTCCCATCACCACTATCTCATCCAGCATTGCTGGGGAGGCTTCTGTTAAAAACATGTAGAGGTAGAGCCAAAAAGGttgcacagcaggtggggcacttccttgcacatgccaaacccaggagcaccaccaggagtaatttctaagtacaaatttcaagaagacttaatctctgagcattgttggatgtgacATCCCCACCCACCTACCCCTCGCCCAAAAAAAGCATaatagagggccagagaggtagtacaataagtagagcatttgccatgcaagcagccaacctgggtttgatttctacatcccatatggttcccagagcctgccaggtatggccccaaaacaaaatgttatatAGAAGACCagtaagatagtacaggaggtatgGCCAGGCCAAACTAAGCTTTGACTGTGGCAACTTCAGCCCCTAATACCATGATACAgtttcctgaacacagccagggatggcctcaaaaccaaagcaTGAAATCATCATACTAAGTAGTGTTGCGTTTCCTTTTACCACATGCTAGTGTGACTGTACTGGAGATAGATCTCAAAGTAACTACTCTGCCCAGCATTTGTTGTTCATTGGCCATCAGGACTTAGGTGGGAATCTGCACACTTTCctgaaacaaaaatacaagacTCAAGAATGAGATTTTCATTCAATTTCAAGCATTGTACTTAAGAGAGTTAGAGATAGGGATGCAGGTTTAGCTCTGTTCAGTTTTTCCACTAGAGCACGTTGTCTGCTTTTTATCTTGTTCAGACTTTATTCTTTCCAGGTGTGTGATGCCAGATGTGATCCTGACCCTAAATgttattgtcttttttaattGCTTAATAGATTTAGTGATAatgatctttaatttttcttcattgcagTTAATGTGTATTTGACTTAAACATTTAACAAATGATTATTAAATGGGAAAGATACTGCCTCATTTGCTCCCAcctaatttgttaaaaaaaattttattttgatagtgGCTAGAATGTATGATATAAACTTGGCAGCAATCCACCCTTTATTGTATGTTGCTTTTCTTACAGCCACTGTGTCGAACTCTCAGCAGGCTTACCAGGAAGCTTTTGAAATTAGTAAGAAAGAAATGCAGCCTACACATCCAATTCGACTTGGTTTGGCACTGAATTTCTCGGTGTTTTACTATGAGATCCTCAACTCCCCTGAAAAAGCTTGCAGCTTGGCGAAAACGGTAAGAAAACTCTGGCTTCTGATCAGGGAGAACTAGTCTCGGACTTTTATCATTCTTTAAGTAGCTGAACATAATTCATTGggactttctgttttattttcggGCCATACCTAGTGTTTCTCTGGGTTTATTCCTTGGCTTTTTTTGCACATTCCTGGCCCTTTGTGTTCAAAGAtcagtgctggggacagaacctgggCCAAGCCActtggcaaggcaagtgctctgcctgctgtactgtttctcttgACTTATTTGAAAATTTCCTGGGGTAAGAGTATTCgctatttatgaaataaatgcctATTTTTGTAtaagtaaatatgtattttttgaaagtacataaaatatgtgttcttttgttgtagtttttgtttgcagtgctcaaaggttactcctggctctatactcagaaatcactccaggctcagggaaccatatagaaaagctgtgtgtacaaggcaaacacatgtgcgcgtgtgtgtgtgtggggggggggttatatTTATTGTGTAtgggtttgtttcttttgggggcatcacacccagcagtgtggtcttgctcctggctctatgctcaggttattcctggtgggtctcaagactgtatgggatgccagggatagaacccaggttgaccacatgcaaggtctGGTATATTATAGCAGATAgtaacctgctatactatctctctggcccctttaaaaaaaaaaattttttttttaacaatccaggtgttttgaggttttttttgtgtgttttgttttttgttttggtttttgggtcacacccggcggtgctcaggggttactcctggctgtctgctcagaaatagctcctggcaggcacaggggaccatatgggacaccaggatttgaaccaaccacctttggtcctggatcagccgcttgcaaggcaaacaccgctgtgctatctctccggtttttttttgtttgtttgtttgtttgtttgttttcagtttttggaccatacctggtgatgctcagggattaattactCCTAGcggagcttaggggaccatgtgggatgtcagggatagaacccagaccaTGTGAAGGGCAAAGACCCTATCCACACTATACAATCATTCCAGCCCATATTGCcctttcatttgggggggggggcacacctggtgacgctaagggattactcctggctttgcgttcagaaatcactcctggcttgggggaccatatgggacaccaggggatcgaaccacggtccatcctagattagtatgttcaaggcaaatgcctactgcttgcaccacctcttcAGTCCCccatattattactttttaagcGTAATGTGTTTTTCATTATGTGTACCATAGGCAGGATTAAAGTCATGGGTGATGGTGAGGGTGGGGGTTACTGTGTTTTTGCTAGGTTGGTTTTTctggccatacctagcagtgttcgAGGGTCTCTCCTGACAGGTTATGGGGAGcaacatggggtgccaggaatcaaatctaggttagccatgtgcgaggcaagcaccctaccctctggaatactactctggcccctaaagacatcattttaaataattttataatgttccTTCTACTGTCTTTCTACTGCTTTACCATCAAGTTTGGTGCTTGATCTTCAGAATGCCCTAATGACAGTAGGCACCAGTTTAAAACTTGCCTGTGTTACCAGTCAGGATGTGAGGGTCATGGGAGGAAGCTATGTCTCAATCACAGAATGATGAGCTCCTGGTATTAGTTGGTGCTTTATGAACATGCATCATATGTTTGCTGACAAAGCAACACGTAGTGAGTATAGCTAGGTATTCCCTAAAACTCAGGTGAAAACATACTTGGTAGCAGAAAAAAAGTTGGACTAGACTACATCCCAAGAAACTCTGCATTATTTGTTTTAGGCATTTGATGAAGCAATTGCTGAGCTGGATACACTGAATGAAGAATCTTACAAAGACAGTACTCTGATCATGCAGTTGCTTAGGGACAATCTCACTGTAAGTACAGTGGATGGGGTTACTGTTTGGGGAGGGTATGAATTTAGTAAAATTGGTTAAGAATGACTGTTAGTTTTTACCTTTGCAGTCATGTCTGTCTGCAGTAGTACTAGGAAAATCTTAAACATTTGAGTGAAATACAGTGATAGAGCCTGAACTTTTTCTTCCTCCTAAACCCACTCCCCCTAAATGTATTACCTTATTTtgattaatccttttttttttttctcttgtagcTGTGGACGTCGGAAAACCAGGGAGATGAAGGAGATGCTGGGGAGGGAGAGAATTAATGTCTGTCATGCTTCATGATCTGTTCACTGTCACTCTGTACCCTCCACATATATCCCTTTGTgcgatgataaaaaaaataagagagagatcgTACATTGACTTCCGATTTTTCACAGCCTCAGCCTAACAAAAATGGTTCATGGGATGAACAGCTGGTATTTGTATCTAAACCTCAGATTGGTCACATAAATGCCACGGCATTCAGAAGTTTGGATTTTGATTAACATTGCCAGGATTACtgtgtgtttaattttttaaaactgaacACTGTGATTATGGGGTTTTGTAACTTAGCAGAACTCTTATTGGTAGAAAAAATAGACCTGAAATACATGTAACTTTTTGGAAAGCTTAATCTGATCTCAAGAATCACTGAATGCAGTTCCATTGTAAAGTTGTACAGAAAGTTATAGAAATTATATTGCAATGCTGGGACTTAGCTTGCGACACCTACCACTTACGGCGTTCAAGTTTAATGGTGATTCACAGTGATTCTGCCTGTGGTTCAGGCTGTATACACACACTTGACCAGTTTGGGCTGTTGCCACTCCAAAGTTCATGACTGCAGATGTCTGCAGGGTCATCTGAGGAGACTCAAGGCCAAAATTGAAATCCTTTGTGACAGATACTGATCTATGACATTTTGAAGAGGTCCAATACCCCTCTCACGTGTGACTAAAACCCTTTCCTACAGCAATATGTTACTGATTTGCAACTGCTTCAGTAGTTTTCCTTGTAACCACGAGCTTAAGAAAGCCGTGTATATGATGACTGGCCTTACATGTTTCCTGGAAAAAATCTACCAGATTAATGTTCTGCAATGATTCGCTTTCCACCTGAGGAGGACTCCGTCTTCGGGTTCTTCCAGCTGGGTCCTCTAAAAGTTTGAAATTGAAACATTCTTCCCCACTGCCCATTTTCACGGTTGGCAttgatttctcttctctcttttaatTTCTGTTCTGCTTTTGTACTTTATTGTACTTTTgtttgaattctatttttatttgatgacTGTTTGATACTACCTGGGCAGGGGTGGAGACCTGGAGGGGTGAGAGAAGACATGAGTACTTGCGCAGGGGCCTTGTTTTCAGAGGTAGGGAGGCCTTCTGGCCCCAGAGCTCCTGTTTTCCTCCAGTTCTTAACACCATAGTAGCTCCACAGATTTGGgtcaataaagtatttttaaatagccATGATGTATCCCTTAATGCAACCAGCCCTGATTATGCTTGTTAGTACCTGTCACCAGGTCTTCCAAGTCTACTCATCCAGCCAAGTTCACAGGCACATTTCAACAAGACCCTCTTAACACAGGGAAGTTGCATGAACACTGCAACGGGGAGACCAAGACTAGCGAGGCCTCCCAGTCTCACAGTACTCCCTTCCCCCTTCAACATTCCGCCTAGCTGTAGTGCCCATCTGTTTGTCCATCTgctgaaatgagaaaagaaacatTCATGCACTGattttaaacaaaaccaaaaaaaaaaaaaaaaaaaaaccggaaaaaaaaaaacccttccctCTCTAGCTGAACAAAAATGTGCAGTTAATACTTGGCGCTTGAAAATGCAGTAGTGAGTGTGGAACGATTCTGTCTGTATATCTGGTAGctctttcttgctttgtttttcctTCCCAGTATTCTGCCTCACTTTTGCTTCTGTGGTGGTTATATTACCTAGCAAGCACACTGTGGTTGTGAAAATAGTAtagcaaaaaaaagtaaaagaaaaaaagagaaatccccGGTTATTGATGTACTAGATTTGTGTGTGTCTTTTAAACAGTTATAGTTTCCACCTTACACGGAATATCAGGAAAAGTGTAAAAACTCAAAcgtcaaataaaaaattttatcagTTACCTGTGAATTGATATGTGACGCCATCTCTAAACTAGTTACAAAAAAGTAGTTTTAGTGTGTATGGAAG contains:
- the YWHAB gene encoding 14-3-3 protein beta/alpha; translated protein: MTMDKSELVQKAKLAEQAERYDDMASAMKAVTEQGHELSNEERNLLSVAYKNVVGARRSSWRVISSIEQKTERNEKKQQMGKEYREKIEAELQDICNDVLELLDKYLIPNATQPESKVFYLKMKGDYFRYLSEVASGDNKQTTVSNSQQAYQEAFEISKKEMQPTHPIRLGLALNFSVFYYEILNSPEKACSLAKTAFDEAIAELDTLNEESYKDSTLIMQLLRDNLTLWTSENQGDEGDAGEGEN